One genomic segment of Streptomyces niveus includes these proteins:
- a CDS encoding LLM class flavin-dependent oxidoreductase, with product MSQEFLWYIPNTVEPGHRGDDTADGWGTLGFSTEIALAAEAHGWGGALIGTGWGRPDTFTVATALAARTTTFQPLVAIRPGYWQPAHFASAAATLDRLSGGRLLVNIVSGLDNAGAYGDGESDPARRYDRTREFLQLVRRLWTEENVTFRGEFFGVEDSTVSPRPHGAESGRTPRLYFGGASAAAEAVSATEADVQLFWGEPLDGVAERIDRLKKLSESLGRTHAPLEFGLRITTLVRDTTEEAWRDAEAKVAGLAGSRSDSTFTEQRRGAVGQQRLYDLAERGEVLDSCLYTAPGRVGGGGAGTTWLVGSPDDVAAALRKYGELGITHFVLSDTPYRPEVARIGDQLLSRLRESEAAPPAGVGDTVSTPG from the coding sequence ATGAGCCAAGAATTCCTCTGGTACATCCCCAACACCGTCGAGCCCGGTCATCGCGGTGACGACACGGCCGACGGCTGGGGCACACTGGGCTTCTCCACCGAGATCGCCCTGGCCGCCGAGGCGCACGGGTGGGGCGGAGCACTCATCGGTACGGGCTGGGGCCGGCCGGACACCTTCACCGTGGCCACGGCGCTGGCCGCCCGCACGACCACGTTCCAGCCGCTGGTGGCGATAAGGCCCGGCTACTGGCAGCCCGCGCACTTCGCCAGCGCCGCGGCCACGCTCGACCGGCTCAGCGGCGGACGCCTGCTGGTCAACATCGTCAGCGGCCTCGACAACGCGGGCGCGTACGGCGACGGGGAGAGCGACCCGGCCCGCCGCTACGACCGCACACGCGAGTTCCTTCAGCTCGTGCGCCGGCTGTGGACCGAGGAGAACGTCACCTTCAGGGGCGAGTTCTTCGGTGTCGAGGACTCGACGGTGAGCCCGCGACCGCACGGTGCCGAGAGCGGCCGGACACCGAGGCTCTACTTCGGCGGCGCCTCCGCGGCGGCCGAGGCGGTCTCGGCCACCGAGGCCGACGTCCAGCTCTTCTGGGGAGAACCGCTCGACGGCGTGGCCGAGCGGATCGACCGCCTGAAGAAGCTGAGCGAGTCCCTCGGCCGTACGCACGCGCCGCTGGAGTTCGGCCTGCGCATCACGACCCTGGTCCGCGACACGACCGAGGAGGCCTGGCGCGACGCCGAGGCGAAAGTGGCCGGACTGGCGGGCTCCCGCTCGGACTCGACGTTCACCGAGCAGCGTCGCGGGGCCGTCGGCCAGCAGCGGCTCTACGACCTCGCCGAGCGCGGTGAGGTGCTGGACTCCTGCCTCTACACCGCCCCCGGCCGGGTCGGCGGCGGGGGCGCGGGGACGACCTGGCTGGTCGGCTCCCCGGACGACGTCGCCGCCGCGCTGCGCAAGTACGGCGAACTCGGCATCACCCACTTCGTCCTCTCCGACACCCCGTACAGGCCGGAGGTCGCCCGCATCGGAGACCAACTCCTCAGCCGGCTGCGGGAATCGGAGGCCGCGCCACCGGCCGGGGTCGGCGACACTGTGAGTACGCCGGGGTAG
- a CDS encoding aldo/keto reductase, which produces MGYRAADDRYEKLPYRRAGNSGLDLPALSLGLWQKFGDDHPFDTQRDIVLHAFDLGITHFDIANRYGPPFRAAEKFFGRVLRSDLAPYRDEILISTKAGNPVGGSPYLRGGSRKSLLASLDHSLRDLGVDYVDIFYSHRPDPTTPLEETVGALVGAVEQGKALYVGISNYSRDEAHRAAGLLRRANVPLLSHQPRYSIFDRRPETEGLLDVAAEDGTGLIVYSPLAQGLLTDKYLDGTVPADARAANSAFLSPDDISDVYRERATALNDLARKRGQSLAQLALQWVLRRPEVTSALIGASSTWQLDHNAAATGFPPLMDEELALIDEYGVHGTGLRPPRSA; this is translated from the coding sequence ATGGGCTACCGAGCTGCCGACGACCGCTACGAGAAATTGCCGTACCGCCGCGCCGGGAACAGCGGTCTCGACCTCCCCGCTCTCTCCCTCGGTCTGTGGCAGAAGTTCGGCGACGACCACCCGTTCGACACCCAACGGGACATCGTGCTGCACGCGTTCGATCTGGGGATCACCCATTTCGACATCGCCAACCGTTACGGTCCGCCCTTTCGCGCAGCGGAGAAGTTCTTCGGACGGGTCCTGAGGAGCGACCTGGCGCCGTACCGGGACGAGATCCTGATCTCGACGAAGGCCGGCAACCCCGTCGGTGGCAGCCCCTACCTCCGGGGCGGCTCGCGCAAGTCGCTCCTGGCGTCGCTCGACCACAGTCTGCGCGACCTCGGCGTCGATTACGTCGACATCTTCTACTCGCACCGGCCGGACCCCACGACTCCGCTGGAGGAGACCGTCGGAGCCCTGGTCGGCGCGGTCGAGCAGGGCAAGGCGCTCTACGTGGGCATCTCGAACTACTCCCGCGACGAGGCCCACCGGGCGGCCGGGTTGCTGCGCCGCGCCAACGTTCCGCTGCTGTCGCACCAGCCGCGCTACTCCATCTTCGACCGGCGGCCCGAGACCGAGGGCCTGCTGGACGTGGCGGCCGAGGACGGCACCGGCCTGATCGTGTACTCGCCGCTGGCGCAGGGACTCCTGACTGACAAGTACCTGGACGGGACCGTGCCCGCGGACGCCCGCGCCGCGAACAGCGCCTTCCTCTCGCCCGACGACATCAGCGACGTCTACCGCGAGCGGGCCACCGCCCTGAACGATCTCGCCAGGAAGCGCGGCCAGTCACTGGCGCAACTGGCGTTGCAGTGGGTGCTCCGCCGGCCGGAGGTCACCAGCGCGCTCATCGGAGCGAGTTCGACCTGGCAGCTCGACCACAACGCAGCGGCGACCGGGTTCCCGCCGCTGATGGACGAGGAGTTGGCGCTGATCGACGAGTACGGCGTCCACGGGACCGGCCTCCGTCCCCCGCGCAGCGCCTGA